The Terriglobus sp. TAA 43 sequence GCGCAGTTGCTGCGAGTGCCCTTAGCTGCCGGTGCCGCTGATGACCACGCTGATGGTGCGGAGAAGGATCTTCAGATCGAGCCAGAGATTCCAATTCTCCACGTACGCCGTATCAAGCGAGATATAGCTGTCGAACGATGGGTCCTGACGCGCTTCTACCTGCCAGAGGCCTGTGATGCCGGGAAGCACGTCGAGGCGGCGTAGATGGGAGAGGTCGTAACGCTCCACTTCTGCCGCGATGGGCGGGCGGGGTCCGACGAGGCTCATGTCGCCTTTGAGCACGTTGAAGAACTGCGGAATCTCATCCAGTGAATACTTGCGGAGGAAGCGGCCCACGCGGGTGATGCGCGGATCATTGCTCATCTTGAACAGGATGCCGTCGCGCTCGTTCATGTGTTCCAGCTGCGACTTCAGGTGATCGGCATTCTGGACCATGGTGCGGAACTTGTAGCAGTTGAAGGTGCGTCCCTTACGGCCAATGCGACGTGCACGATAGAAGATGGGGCCAGGCGAATCCAACAGAACCGCCAGCGAGATCAGAAACAGTATGGGGCTGAGTACGACAATCGCCAGAAACGACAGGGCAAGGTCGAGCGTGCGCTTGACCATGAACGAGCCGATTGGAAACTCGCGACGATGCAGCGGGATCGTGGGAAACTGGCCCACGTATTCGATGGGTGCGTTCCAGGCGAGGCCATCGTAAAGATCGGGCACTACGCGGACGTCAATACCGAGTTCACGTGCTTCCTGAACGAGGTCAATCACGATCTTCTTGTCGGCAGGGACGGAAAAGAAGATTTCATCGACAAAGAGTGCGCGGGCGATGGCGAGGCAGTTGCTCATGTCGCCAACGTTATCTGCGTCGCCTGATTCGGTCTCGCTCTCGTTGAGGGCGATGAAGCCGCGGAAGCGGAATCCAAGGTGACGGAGCGACTCAAGGTGATTTCGGAGGGCGTGGCCTACTCGGCCGGAGCCGATGATGAGTACGTTTCGGGTATCGACGCCATCGCGGTAGCGGGTGTAGACCATGGAACGCCAGAGAGCCCGGCGTGCGCACAGCATGGTTCCCGTGAGGATGACGGAAAGCATGACCACGATGCGGGAGACTGTTTCGCCGCGGAGAAGATAGATGCTGCCGCAGAGCAGAAGGCCGGCGACCAGGGTGGCCTGGATAGTGAGGCGCTGCTCATTCAGACCACTGCGGTTCTGGATGGGGCCGTAAAGTCCGTAGGATCGGGAGAAAAATGCGAGGCACAGCGCAAACCACGTCATGTACGCGCCGTATTGGCTCCAGAGAAGATGGAAGACACCATTCTGCGTAAGGGTGCCGCTCTCATGCGAGGCATCCAGCCGGAAATGCATGGCGATGAGGCTGCCGATGAGCGCGGTGAGTATGTCCAGCGCGGCCCACGCTGCTCCTGTAATGGATGGCTGCTCCAGCACGCCCGCCGCCATGGACATACCACGTCCTCGAAAGGACGGTGCCTCCGTGGTCATGACACTCCCCTGCGCGTATTCTTGTGCCGGCATTCGCTACCTTTTGGCCGTTGGATGCGGTTCGGGCCATTCAGGGTGGGTTTTATTGCCACCTGATTTGCGGGAAAAAAACCGTGTGACAGAACGGCGAACCGTTCAACTGTTCTTTGTTCTCTATTGCCTTCTTTCTTTTCAGGATATCTCAACCAACCCATTGTTTCGTTCAACCCGCACCATATCTGTCACATGCACCCTTAACGGCTCGCCCTGAAGTCAGTTTGTTGCGTAGCATCCTTTGCGATTGGGGATGCAGCCTTTACACTCCCCGTGATGCCATCCGATAAAACTGCCCAACGGCGCCTGATTGTGAATGCAGACGATTTCGCCCTTACGGAGGGTGTCAACCGTGCCATTGGAGAACTTTCAGAGGCTGGCGCTTTACGATCCTGCACGTTGATGGCAGCAGGCGCCGCCTTTAAAGACGCTGTTCGTACTACTAAGGAGTACAAAAATCTTCGTGTGGGTTGCCACGTGGTGCTGGTAGACGGCAATTGTGTTGCGCCAGCGGAGACGGTACGTGCCCTACTCGACGGAGACCAGGGGCAATTGCGCTCGTCGTTGCCGAAGTTTATTGCTGACCTGCAACGCGGAAAAATACCGGAAGAACAGATTGAAGCGGAGGCGGTGGCCCAGATCCGGCGGTTGCAGGATGCGGGGGTGACCGTCACCCACGTGGACACCCATAAACATACGCACCTCTTCCCACGTGTGGCTCGTCCGTTGATGCGGGCGGCCATGCAATGTGGTGTTTCGGCGATTCGGAACCCGTTTGAGCAGGCGTGGTCTGCGCGGCTGACGCGTGGGCCGCTGCTGCGGAAGCTGGAAGTCACGGCTCTCCGTAACTTCAGCAGCACGTTTGAGAAGCTGTTGCGCGCTTCCGGGCTGAAGACAACAGCGGGGTCGATTGGAGTGTCGGCGACGGGAACTCTTGATGCTGAGAACCTGGCGCGGCTGCTGGAGGGTATGCCCGAGGGAACGTGGGAGCTGGTGTGTCATCCCGGCTACAACGATGCCGCGCTGGCGGCGGTTCGTACGCGGCTCCGTGATCAGCGAGATGCAGAACGGAATGCCCTGCTGGGGTATATTCCTGCAGCTGTCCGCGAAGGGCGCTTTGAGTTGATCGGATATGACGAGATTTAGTTTCGGGCGCTTGTTGTGCTCTGCTGGAGTTCGGTGGTGGCGACTACCGGCATTTCGAGGGTGATGCGCGTGCCCCGGCCGGGGCGGCTTTCCATTTCGAGGATGGCGTCGTTGCCGTAGAGCACTTCCATGCGCTCGCGGACGTTCTTCATGCCGATGCCGTTGCCGGGGCGTCGGAGGCCGCTGACGGGCATGGCGACGTCGCGTTCGGGGGCGATGCCTACGCCGTCGTCTTCTACTTCTAACAGTAGGCGTTCGCCACGGATGCGGCTGCGCAGGGTGACTGTGCCGCCGCTAATGCGCGGTTCGAGGCCGTGCTTGATGCTGTTTTCAATCAATGGCTGGAGCAACATGCTTGGAACTACGAGGTCGAGGGTGTCTGGGGCGATTTCTTTGACGACTCGGAGCTTTTCGCCGAAGCGGACGACTTCGATGGCGAGGTAGTCGTCGGTGAAGGCGAGTTCGTCGCGGAATGGGACGAAGGCTTCGCGCTTCTTGAGCAGGATGCGCAGGATGTTGGCGAGACGCACGATCATCTCGCGTGCGAGTTCGGGTTCGAGGCGGATGAGCGAACCAATGGAGTTGAGGGTGTTGAACAGGAAGTGCGGGTTGATCTGGCGTTGGAGTGCATCGAGGCGCGCTTCGAGCAGGAGGCGGGCCTGTTGTTCCAGCTTGTCTTCAATGCGGATGGCGTTCCAGATCTTCAATGGAATGCCGACGATGACCGGGGCTGCGGCGGCGATGGCGAGTTGCAGGAGCCACAGGTTCGATCGCAGGGCGAAGTAGCGGCGAGGACGGTACATGGCAACTTCGCTGGCGCACAGTTGCAACAGCATGATGATGAGCAGCAACAGGACCTGCCGGTCCAGGTGCGGGCGGCGGAGATTGCGGCGCACCCACTGGTACAGGCTGAGGTCGATCATGGGCGAGAAGGTCCAGATCGCTTCCACGTCGGCGAAACGATAGAAGCCTCCTGCGACGGTTGCGGCGACGAGATTGACCGGAAGCGCGAGGAATTCGTGGTGCAGTAGTGCTGGAAACGACAGGATGACCGCACCGACTGCGGCGACGGAGGGTCCTAGGATGGCGCCGAGCAGGATGGTGGTGGCGAATGAAATGTCTGCTGCGAGGAAGTTCGGGACTACAGTGCGAATCCACACGCCCAGCGTGAGTGGCGTGACGACCAACAACATTAATTGCATGCGGTCGATGGGGGTACGTTCCGTTGCAAGCAGAAGTCTGCGAAAAGCCGTGGAGCGGGCCAGCGAACTGGAAACAGCAGCAGCCACACCAAGCTGAATCAGCAACGAGATGAGGACGAGCTTGGGTTCAAGTGGATTCACGTCTTCAGCTTACCCCGGCGGAGATGGAAAGGCCTGCATCCACATGGAGAGCTCGGCATCTATAGAATCGAGACTATGCAGTACAGCCGGGTTGAAAAAGTCGCAGAAGCCGAACTTCCCACTCGCTGGGGAAGCTTTCGCATCCTTGGCTTTGAGGGGCATCTTGCTCCCGATGTAACGCCGGGGCCCATGGGTAACACCGTGGATGAGGCCGTGGCGCTGATTTATGGCGATGTCAGCACGGGATCGCCGATTGTGCGCGTGCATTCGCAATGCCTGACGGGCGATGTGTTTCATTCGCTGCGCTGCGACTGCCGCCAGCAGTTGGAACTGGCGCTGGATACGATTACGGCGCATGGCTCGGGCATTCTGCTCTATGAAGCGCAGGAAGGCCGCGGTATTGGCCTGATGGCGAAGCTGCGCGCTTACGAGTTGCAGGACGCTGGCCGCGACACGATTCAGGCGAATGTGGAACTCGGTTATCGCGCGGATCATCGTGACTTCACGCTGCCTGCGGAGATTCTGAATCAGCTTGGTATTCGGTCGATCCGGTTGATTACGAATAATCCCGAGAAGGTACAGGCGATGGAGAGCCACGGTATCAAGGTGGCGGAGCGCATCAGCGCTGAAGTGGCGGCGGAGCTGACCAGTCAGAAGTACCTGGAAGTGAAGCGGGACAAGATGGGCCACCTGATCGGCTCACTGCTCTAAGTTCGTTTTCTGTTGGGAGTAAGATGGCCGCACCATGCGCATCTTCTCTGCTTTGCTCCTAGCGGCCCTTGGGCTGCCTGTCTTGCATGCGAAGTCTCAGCAACCCTGCGCCAGTACTGTCGTCGGCCATCTCGACATCGTTCCTTTTCACGACATGACATTCGGACGAAACCGCAACCTACGTGTCTGGTTGCCGCCCGGTTACGACAGTCCGCAAAATGCGAAGAAGAGATACTCCGTCCTGTATATGTTTGACGGTCAGTGGCTGTTCGATAAATGCACTTCTGAATGGAAGTCAGAATGGCAGATCGATGAGACGCTTACTGATCTGATTGGCCGTCAACAGGTGGAACCAATCGTTGTGGTCGGGATCGATAACGCCGGCCCATATCGCTCAGAAGAATACGAGTGGTATGACAATCCGATACCCTCGCAGCGGGATACTATGCCTTCGCTGGGCAGCAAAATCCCGGAATTCATGGACGAGGTTCTGCCATGGATTGAGAGCCGCTACCGCGTTAAGGCGGGCCCGGGACATACCGCGATAGGTGGCTCGTCCTTTGGTGGCCTGGCAGCGCTGCGAACACTTCTTCATCGCCCCGAGGTTTTTGGCCTGGGGCTGCTGGAAAGCACATCGTTGCAGGACGGCAACGGGCTGGCACTTCGAGATGTGTCGGTTATTGTTCGAGGGCCGCGGAAGATTTCGCTTGGTGTGGGGACAGCAGAAGCGAATCAACAGATGCTGGAAAGCATGGGTTTGCCGACCGCGAACGAAGCACTGGTGAAAATGCATGAGACGTTGGCAGACAGTATGCGGCACAGCATGATGGGAAAAACCGAAGTCAAGTTAACAATTGCACCCGGCGGCCAACACACAGAAGCCGCGTGGGCGGCTCGCTTTCCGGATGCAGTTCGTTTTCTCTTCCCACCTGTCCCATGAGTTTGGCGCAAAGAAAAGGCGGCCCGAAGGCCGCCTAATTATTTGCGTTGCACAACCAGAAGTTACTGGCCTGCCTTCGCGGTCATGCTGTTCTGGTCCTGCAGGTTGGAGAGCACGCGGACCTGTACGCGACGGTTCTGCTTACGACCGTCTGCCGTGCGGTTGGAAGCGACTTCCTGGTCCTTACCGATGCCGACCAGGTAGAACTTGTGCGGAGCGATGTCGTACTTGCTCTGCAGGTAGTAAGCCACGGCGTCTGCACGCTTCTGGCTCAGGGTGTAGTTGTAATTCGCATCACCCGTGGAGTCGGTACCACCGGTCAGCTCCAGGATGTAGTGCTTGCTGGACTGAAGGTTGGTTGCCAGCTCGTCGAGCTGCTTCTTGTCCGAGGCTGTCAGCACGGACTTGTCAAAGCCGAAGGTTACGCTGACGTCCTGCATGGACTTGTAGTTGTCGAGGTTCGCAACGACGCCGGTAAGGGTATCGACACGGTTGTACGCATCCTTCGCGTTTGCCTGTGCCTTGTCAGCAGACTGACCGGCAACTGCTGCATGCTGGTCGGCTGCGTCAGCAGCGCCCTGGGCCTTGGCGATGCCAGCCTGTGCGCGCTGATCCGTGTCCACGATGTTGCGGTGGTCGGTGGCGGTACGTGCATCCAGCTCGTTCGTCTGCTGGACGATGGGAGCAGCCTGCGAACGTACGTAGTTCTTGGTGCTGCAACCCGTGGTCAGAAACAGAATCAGGGCAGCCGATCCGGCCGCCACCGTAGCGCGAGTCATCTTGTCTGCTTTCATAGTCATTCCAGCCTTCCTCCGGTTCTTACGTCGGCGCTTCGAGAGAACGCCTGTACGGTCTGGATGAATGCACGCCCCATGCCAAACGATTAAGTACTGCTATTTGTTGCGGATAAACCGTTTTGCAGGAACTTTATGAAAGCCGGATTAAGGTACAAATTCCCTTTCTTTCCGGCAGAATCTTCCTGCGGCATATTCCATCTAAACTGTTGCACAGACGCGAAGATATCTTCGCCTTGCGCGAACCATACATGGATCTCCATCAGAAAATTCGGACGCTGCCCCAGCAACCCGGCGTGTACCTGTACAAGAACGCCGAGGGTGAGGTCATCTATGTTGGCAAGGCGAAGAACCTGCGGAGCCGCGTCAGTAGTTACCTGCTGAAGGCCAACCAGGCGAATGCGAAGACCGGCACGCTGATGCGCGAGGCCGTGGATGTGGACTACATCCAGGTGGCCAACAACCACGAAGCGCTGGCGCTGGAAAACAACCTGATCAAGCAGCGCAAGCCGCGCTACAACATTCTTCTACGGGATGACAAAACGTATCCGTATGTGAAGCTGACCATGGGTGATCGCCATCCGAAGGTTTTTGTTACGCGCAAGCTACGCAAGGATGGCGGCCAGTATTTCGGGCCCTATTTCCCGGGGAATCTGGCGTATCGCATTGTGGATCTGATCCATCGGTCGTTCCTGATTCCGAGTTGCAAGGTGGATCTGAACCGCTACCATCCGCGGCCCTGTTTGGAGTACTACATCAAACGGTGCTCGGGACCGTGCGTGGAGAACCTTGTCACTCCGGAGGCTTACCGGGAAGCTGTTCGCGATGTGCAGTTGTTTCTGGAAGGTAAGGAAGGCGAACTGGAAGGCCGCTTGAAGCAGCGCATGGGCGAGGCTGCGGGGAATGAGCAGTTTGAGCTTGCGGCCAAGATGCGCGATCAACTGATCACGCTGCAGGAGTTGCAGGCGAAGCAACGCATCGCTTCTACCGAGAACGAGGATGCCGACGTGTTTGGCTTTCACTTCGATAAAGAGATGTTGGCCGTGGCGCAGTTTCATATGCGTGAAGGCAAGATCGTGGACAAGCGCGACTTCTTCTGGGAAGACCTGCAGGATGTGAACTTTGAAATGGTTGCGGAGGAAGACGATGTTTCTTCGGCGGACGCGGATGTGACTTCGCAACAGCAGAGCTTTTCGCCTACGTTGTTCTTCTCGGCGTTTCTGAAGCAGCTTTATCTTGATCAGCCTTATGTTCCGCGACAGATTCTTGTGCCGGTAGAGTTTCCGGATCGTGTTGCACTGACCTCTGCATTAAGTGAGCAGAGCAAGCGCAAGGTGGAGATTCTTGCGCCACAGCGTGGTGATAAACGTTCGCTTCTGGATCTTGCTGGCACGAATGCGAAGCAAAGTTACGACCAGCGATTCCGCACGCTGCAGCCTTCGAAGAAAGCGATTGCGGAAGCGTTGCAGGATGCGTTGAATCTGCCAGAAGTGCCTACGCGCATTGAGTGCTTCGACATCTCGCACATTCAAGGCGCGGAGACCGTGGCCAGCATGGTGGTGTGGGAGAACGGCGATATGAAGAAGGCCGACTATCGCAAGTTCAAACTGAAGACCGTGACGGGCGTGGATGACTTTGCGTCGATGCACGAGATTCTGGTGCGCCGCTATTCGAAGCTGCAAGCGAACAATGAACCCTTCCCTTCACTCATTTTGATTGATGGTGGGTTGGGGCAGCTGCATGCTGCGTATGCGGCGCTGGAAAGTATTGGTGTGACGCTGCAGCCGTTGGCTTCCATCGCGAAACGTGAGGAAGTGATTTACGTCTACGGGCAAGAGGATGATCCGGTGGTGCTGGATCGTCGTTCGCCTGTGTTGCATCTGGTGCAGCGTATCCGCGATGAGTCGCATCGGTTTGCGATTAACTATCACCGTAAGCGTCGTGAGATGCGTGATCGTGACAGCGAACTGTTGCAGATTCCAGGTGTGGGGCCGACGACTCGCAAGCGATTGATTGAACACTTCGGAAGCTTGCGCGGCATCAAGGCTGCAGGACCGGATGCTCTTACGGCTGTGGTGAACGCTGCGACAGCGAAGAAGATTCGCGCTTACTTTGATGGTGAGCGTGAGGCTGCTATCGACGGAAACGGCGTTCCGGTGGAAACCGAAACGCCGCCTGAGTTCAGGATTTTGCAGTAGTTAGTTCGCAGTGGACGACTGATAGCCATCCGCGCCGACATCGAAGGTGTTGCAGGCTTTTACCTGACCGGTTTCGAAGCCGCGTTTGAACCATCCCTGACGTTCTGCGCTGGTGCCGTGCGTGAAGCTTTCCGGGCTTACCGTGCCGCGCTGCATCTTCTGGATGTGGTCGTCGCCCACGGCTGCGGCGTTCTGCATGGCTTGATCGATGTCACCGGCATCAAGGATGTGTCGCTGCTGCGTGGAGTGGGCCCAGATGCCGGCGTAGCAATCGGCTTGGAGTTCCAACTCAACCGAGGTCTTCGAGCGAGTCGCCGGATTGCGCATGGCTTGCTGCGCCTTCTGCTCGGTGCCGAGGATGTTCTGCACGTGGTGACCGATCTCGTGGGTGATGACGTAGGCCTGTGCGAACTCGCCGGTGTTGCCACCGAGTTGTTTCAGCTCGTCCCAGAAGCCGAGGTCGATGTAAACGCGCTCATCTTCCGGGCAATAGAAGGGGCCGGTGGCTGACTGTGCGTTGCCGCAGCCGGATTGTGTTCGGTTGCGGAAGAGCACCAGCTTTGCGTGGCGGTAGTTGCGGCCTGTCTGTTCTGGAAGGATGGCTGTCCAGGTTTTTTGCGCGTCGTCGAGCACGAAGGAGACGAGTTGCACGTCGTGATGTTCGGCGGCGCTTTCCTGTACTGGCTGGCCGGGCTCGCTGTGGCGAACTTGTTGTCCGCCACCGCCGCCTGCGGCTGCGCCGAGGCCGGTGAGCAGGCTGCCGATGAAGCCTCGACCAGAGATCAATCCGATGACAACGACGAGGATGAATCCGCCGATGCCAAGCCCGCCTCCACCGAGATTGAATCCGCCCCCGCCGCCACCGGAATCTCCACGACGGTCTTCAATATCGCTGCTGGTGCCTCCGGGCGTCCATTCCATTGCAGTTCCCTCTTGTGTTGATTCGTTGGAGTCATTGGGTTGGATGCGCGATGCGCTTTTCCGAATGCCTCACGGGAAGCATAACGCGGAACCAATCGCTTGCGTTGCACGTATGCTTCCTGCATGACAAGCTCGACGGTTGTCCGTCCTGTGAACGCATCGTTGCGTTCGGCGATTCGTCTCTCATTGTGGTTTGCGCTGGCCAAGCTGTTACTGCACATTGCAGGCACGCTTTGGCAACGGCACATTGGCGTGGGTTATTTCCGCGACGAGTTTTATTACCTGATGTGTGGACGGCACCTGGCGTGGGGCTATGTAGATCACGGGCCCATTGTTGCCGTGCAGGCGCGCATTGCGGAGACGCTCTTTGGGCACTCGATGGTGGGCATCCGGATGTTGTCGGCGCTGGCGGGTGCGGGACGCATTTTTCTTACGGGATTACTTTGCTGGTCGTTGGGCGGCAAACGAAGTGCACAGGCGCTGGCGATGCTTGCATGCATCTGCATGCCGCTCTATCTCGGCGTCGACAGCTACCTGAGCATGAATTCTTTTGAGAGCCTGTTCTGGATGACTTGCCTGCTTGCTGTCATTCTTCTGTTGCGCGATGAAAGCGATGGTGTGGATCGGCGCTGGATATGGTGGAGCGTCTTTGGCTTGTCCGCCGGGATTGGGTTGTTGAACAAGCCGTCGATGGCTTTCTTTCTTTTCTGTCTTGGGATTGCGCTGCTGGTTACGCCGCAGCGTCGCGTGTTGTTTACGCGGCAGGCTTTGTTTGGCATTGTGCTGTTGGCGGTTATTGCTATGCCGAATCTGCTGTGGCAGATGCATAATCACTGGCCCACGCTGGAGTTTCTGCATAACGGTCGAGTGAAGGGCAAGAATGTTCATTTGAATCCTGCGGCTTGGATTCTGAACCAGTTGATGGTTCTTGGGCCCTGGACGGCTTTCGTTTGGATTCCTGGGCTGGTGCATCTGTTGAAGCGTGCGGATCGCCGCTGGCTGGGTTTGACCTGGCTGATCCTGCTGGTGCTAATGATTGCCCTTGGAGCGAAGGATTATTACTTTGCGCCGATCTATCCCATTTTGTTTGCTGCTGGTGGGATTGCCTGGACGAATCGTTTTGCTTCGCGTAAGGCTGTGCAACAGGATCGCGTGGTCGCGTTTCCTGTTGCTTTCGTGACGATGATTGTTTTAACCGCGCTGGTGCTTCCTACTGCGATCTTTGTGTTGCCACCAAACACCTTTGTGGCTTACGTGAAGGCGATGCATATTCCGGTGGGGGATTCGGAAAATACCGGCGGTCATCAGATTCTTCCGCAGTTCTATGCGGATCGCTATGGATGGCAGGAGAATCTGGCGGAGGTTGCACGCATTGTGAATGGCCTCTCGCCGGAGGATCGAGCGAAGGTGGGCATCTTCGGCGGCAATTATGGCGAAGCAGCGTCGCTGGAATGGTTAAGCAGCGTGCAAGGTATCGCGTTGCCGACTGTGATTTCCGAACACAACAACTACTGGCTGTGGGGTACACGTGGGCTCGATGCGGAAGTGATGATCATTGATCGCAAGACCAGCGTGGCGAAGCTGCAGGAGTACTACCAGGACGTGCAGGTGGTGGGGCATGTCGATAATCCGCTGTCTATGTGGTACGAGCAACACGACATCTACCTAGTGCGTCACCGGAAGGTGCCGCTGGCGCCGGACTGGGCTGAGAGCCGTATCTACTACTAAAGAATTTGGTGTGGAGCGCGGTGGATGCTAGGCTCGATTGCACCGCATGAACTCTGATCACGAACTTCCTCGCGTACTTGGCGCACGCCATGCAATGGCCCTGGTGGTGGGCATCATTATTGGCAGCGGCATCTTCCTGGTGCCGCGCGAAATGGTGGCTGCTGTCGGCAAGAGCAGCACGCTTTATGCGGTATGGATCGTGGGCGGTCTGCTGAGTTTGTTTGGCGCGCTGACCTATGCGGAGATCTCCGCGGGGCGTCCTGCTTATGGCGGTGAGTATGCGTTCCTGCGCGAGGCCTATGGCGATCTGGTTGGCTTCCTGCATATGTGGACGTGGTGGACAATTGCGAAGCCTGCTTCGATTGCCACAGTCGTGAGCGGACTCACGCGGACGCTGGCTACGTTTGCGATGTTTTCTTTCTTTGCGAACCCGGCATTCCTTGGCATGAACTGGGGACAGGTTGCGGCGCTGGTCGCGCTTTGGCTTGTGACGGGGCTGGATATTGTTGGCACTCGAAAGGCCGCGGATGTGCAGGCGGCGCTTACTTTGCTGAAGGTCGCAATCATCCTGGTAATTGGTGTGAGTTGCTTTGTCTTCTCCGGGCCTGTGGGGACACTGCATAACTTTGCCACCGTGTTTGGTGGGGCGCGTGGTGGATTCGCTGGCTTTATGGTGGCGTTGATTGCGGCGCTGTGGGCCTACGACGGATGGAGCGATGTAGCGACTCTGGCGGGCGAGGTAAAGAAGCCGCAGCGCGATCTGCCGGTGGCTTACATCGGCGGCATCCTCATCGTGGGTGCGCTGTACATGCTGACGAATGCGGCGATTCAATATGTGTTGCCGGCATCTGCGCTGGCTGCTGCGGATCGGCCTGCGGTGGATGCGATCAGGACGGTGCTGGGTCAGCATGGCATTGCGTGGGGTGCGGCGCTGGTGAGCATTGGTATGGCCATCAGCATTACCGCGACGCTGGTTGGAACTACGCTTTCCGGTGCGCGCATCGGGTTTGCAGCATCGCGCGATGGATTGTTTTTCGCTCGTATTGCGAATGTGCATCCGCGCTATCAAACACCGGCGTTTGCGCTGGTGGTGCAGTCCGCCATTGGGTCGTTGCTGATCTTTGCGATTGGCAAGTTTCAGGCGCTGTTTTCGTTGGCGATCTTTGCGGAGTGGATTACGTACGGGCTTGCGGTGAGTACAGTGTTTGTCTTCCGCAAGCGTGATGCGATTTCAGGTCGTGCTCGTCTGTTCTCGACGCCGGGATATCCGGTGGTGCCGATTCTCTTTATCCTTGCGGCGATTGCGTTGACCGTCTTCCAGCTTGTGGACGATCCGAAGAACACGCTGCTTGGTTGCATTGTCATTCTGCTTGGCATTCCCCTATTCCGTTACTTTGAGCGGAAGAAGAATGCGGCAGCGCTCCCGATACACTAGAAAACATGCGGTCTGTTCTGGCAACGCGGTATGTCCTTGCACTTCGTGAAGGCGGTTCTCTGCCTGCGATTGTGGAAGCTGACGATCTTGGCATGTACGTCACCAAGTTTCGTGGTGCCGGGCAGGGATTGTTCGCTCTGACCGCGGAGATTATCGCTGGCGAAATTGGCCGTGCGCTTGGTTTAAAGGTGCCAGAGATTGTGCTGGTGGAAGTTGATCCCGTGCTTGGTCGAAGCGATCCGGATGCGGAGATTCGTCACCTGCTGAAGGCAAGTGTGGGAACGAATGTGGGTCTGGATTATCTGCCGGGATCTACTGATTTTGTTGCAGCTGCTGGTGACAAGGTTTCTACACAGACAGCTTCCCTTGCCGTTTGGTTTGACAGCTTTGTTCAGAACGTCGACCGCACACCACGCAATCCGAATTTGTTGATGTGGCATCGCGAACTGTACCTGATCGACCATGGCGCGGCGATGTATTTCCATCATCATTGGGAGACGATGCCGGGCAAGGCGCGTTCGCCGTTTCCGCAGATTGATCAGCATGTGCTGCTGCC is a genomic window containing:
- a CDS encoding HipA family kinase; its protein translation is MRSVLATRYVLALREGGSLPAIVEADDLGMYVTKFRGAGQGLFALTAEIIAGEIGRALGLKVPEIVLVEVDPVLGRSDPDAEIRHLLKASVGTNVGLDYLPGSTDFVAAAGDKVSTQTASLAVWFDSFVQNVDRTPRNPNLLMWHRELYLIDHGAAMYFHHHWETMPGKARSPFPQIDQHVLLPFASEIAAAGAIARERLNETVLSDILALVPDDFLGSDVEGIREAYLRFFVERLEHADIFEQEAIRARERQL
- the uvrC gene encoding excinuclease ABC subunit UvrC, translating into MDLHQKIRTLPQQPGVYLYKNAEGEVIYVGKAKNLRSRVSSYLLKANQANAKTGTLMREAVDVDYIQVANNHEALALENNLIKQRKPRYNILLRDDKTYPYVKLTMGDRHPKVFVTRKLRKDGGQYFGPYFPGNLAYRIVDLIHRSFLIPSCKVDLNRYHPRPCLEYYIKRCSGPCVENLVTPEAYREAVRDVQLFLEGKEGELEGRLKQRMGEAAGNEQFELAAKMRDQLITLQELQAKQRIASTENEDADVFGFHFDKEMLAVAQFHMREGKIVDKRDFFWEDLQDVNFEMVAEEDDVSSADADVTSQQQSFSPTLFFSAFLKQLYLDQPYVPRQILVPVEFPDRVALTSALSEQSKRKVEILAPQRGDKRSLLDLAGTNAKQSYDQRFRTLQPSKKAIAEALQDALNLPEVPTRIECFDISHIQGAETVASMVVWENGDMKKADYRKFKLKTVTGVDDFASMHEILVRRYSKLQANNEPFPSLILIDGGLGQLHAAYAALESIGVTLQPLASIAKREEVIYVYGQEDDPVVLDRRSPVLHLVQRIRDESHRFAINYHRKRREMRDRDSELLQIPGVGPTTRKRLIEHFGSLRGIKAAGPDALTAVVNAATAKKIRAYFDGEREAAIDGNGVPVETETPPEFRILQ
- a CDS encoding APC family permease, whose product is MNSDHELPRVLGARHAMALVVGIIIGSGIFLVPREMVAAVGKSSTLYAVWIVGGLLSLFGALTYAEISAGRPAYGGEYAFLREAYGDLVGFLHMWTWWTIAKPASIATVVSGLTRTLATFAMFSFFANPAFLGMNWGQVAALVALWLVTGLDIVGTRKAADVQAALTLLKVAIILVIGVSCFVFSGPVGTLHNFATVFGGARGGFAGFMVALIAALWAYDGWSDVATLAGEVKKPQRDLPVAYIGGILIVGALYMLTNAAIQYVLPASALAAADRPAVDAIRTVLGQHGIAWGAALVSIGMAISITATLVGTTLSGARIGFAASRDGLFFARIANVHPRYQTPAFALVVQSAIGSLLIFAIGKFQALFSLAIFAEWITYGLAVSTVFVFRKRDAISGRARLFSTPGYPVVPILFILAAIALTVFQLVDDPKNTLLGCIVILLGIPLFRYFERKKNAAALPIH
- a CDS encoding neutral zinc metallopeptidase — its product is MEWTPGGTSSDIEDRRGDSGGGGGGFNLGGGGLGIGGFILVVVIGLISGRGFIGSLLTGLGAAAGGGGGQQVRHSEPGQPVQESAAEHHDVQLVSFVLDDAQKTWTAILPEQTGRNYRHAKLVLFRNRTQSGCGNAQSATGPFYCPEDERVYIDLGFWDELKQLGGNTGEFAQAYVITHEIGHHVQNILGTEQKAQQAMRNPATRSKTSVELELQADCYAGIWAHSTQQRHILDAGDIDQAMQNAAAVGDDHIQKMQRGTVSPESFTHGTSAERQGWFKRGFETGQVKACNTFDVGADGYQSSTAN
- a CDS encoding glycosyltransferase family 39 protein — translated: MTSSTVVRPVNASLRSAIRLSLWFALAKLLLHIAGTLWQRHIGVGYFRDEFYYLMCGRHLAWGYVDHGPIVAVQARIAETLFGHSMVGIRMLSALAGAGRIFLTGLLCWSLGGKRSAQALAMLACICMPLYLGVDSYLSMNSFESLFWMTCLLAVILLLRDESDGVDRRWIWWSVFGLSAGIGLLNKPSMAFFLFCLGIALLVTPQRRVLFTRQALFGIVLLAVIAMPNLLWQMHNHWPTLEFLHNGRVKGKNVHLNPAAWILNQLMVLGPWTAFVWIPGLVHLLKRADRRWLGLTWLILLVLMIALGAKDYYFAPIYPILFAAGGIAWTNRFASRKAVQQDRVVAFPVAFVTMIVLTALVLPTAIFVLPPNTFVAYVKAMHIPVGDSENTGGHQILPQFYADRYGWQENLAEVARIVNGLSPEDRAKVGIFGGNYGEAASLEWLSSVQGIALPTVISEHNNYWLWGTRGLDAEVMIIDRKTSVAKLQEYYQDVQVVGHVDNPLSMWYEQHDIYLVRHRKVPLAPDWAESRIYY